In Microtus ochrogaster isolate Prairie Vole_2 chromosome 4, MicOch1.0, whole genome shotgun sequence, one genomic interval encodes:
- the Mon1b gene encoding vacuolar fusion protein MON1 homolog B: protein MESGEGSAVPDPGGVEDLVDTQFPVEEAGDSERVHSSTPDPGDGDPEITGSKAEDQPASLLPPLPPAEALASTCEPWKTAASDDNPPGEPESSTEGQGEDPGDGDPSDGDPSDEDPSDEDWRSQRKHVFVLSEAGKPIYSRYGSVEALSATMGVMTALVSFVQSAGDAIRAIYAEDHKLVFLQQGPLLLVAVSRTPQSAAQLRGELLAVHAQIVSTLTRASVARIFAHKQNYDLRRLLAGSERTLDRLLDSVEQDPGALLLGAVRCVPLARPLRDALGTLLRRCTAPGLALSVLAVGGRLITAAQERNVLAECRLDPADLQLLLDWVGAPAFAAGEAWAPVCLPRFNPDGFFYAYVARLDSMPVCLLLLGTNREAFHAMAACRRLVEDGMHHLGALRTLGEAASFSNGPAASAPAYSVQAVGAPGLRHFLYKPLDIPDQHRQLPQFTSPELEAPYSHGEERQRLSDLYHRLHARLHSTSRPLRLIYHVAEKETLLAWVTSKFELYTCLSPLVTKAGAILVVTKLLRWVRKEEDRLFIRYPPKYSTPPSTSVDQAPNNGLFSGL, encoded by the exons ATGGAGTCCGGAGAAGGTAGTGCTGTCCCAGACCCCGGGGGCGTGGAGGACTTGGTGGACACGCAGTTCCCCGTTGAGGAGGCTGGAGACAGTGAACGGGTTCACTCGAGCACGCCGGATCCCGGAGATGGGGACCCGGAGATCACAG GATCCAAGGCCGaggaccagccagccagcctcctACCACCTTTGCCTCCTGCTGAGGCCCTGGCAAGCACTTGTGAGCCCTGGAAAACTGCAGCTTCCGACGACAATCCCCCTGGAGAACCCGAGAGTAGCACTGAGGGCCAGGGAGAAGACCCTGGTGACGGGGACCCCAGTGACGGGGACCCCAGTGATGAGGACCCCAGTGATGAGGACTGGCGCAGCCAAAGGAAGCATGTGTTTGTGCTGAGCGAGGCAGGCAAGCCCATCTACTCACGGTATGGTAGTGTGGAGGCCCTGTCTGCCACCATGGGTGTGATGACGGCCCTCGTGTCCTTCGTACAGAGTGCAGGAGATGCCATCCGAGCCATCTACGCCG AGGACCACAAGCTGGTGTTCCTGCAGCAGGGCCCACTCCTGCTGGTGGCTGTATCCCGGACTCCACAATCGGCAGCGCAGTTACGGGGCGAGCTGCTAGCGGTGCACGCACAGATTGTGAGCACACTCACGCGTGCAAGCGTGGCCCGCATTTTCGCACATAAGCAGAACTATGACCTCCGTCGTCTGCTGGCTGGCTCAGAGCGCACACTGGACCGGCTCCTGGACAGTGTGGAGCAAGACCCTGGTGCCCTGCTCCTGGGTGCCGTGCGCTGTGTGCCTCTGGCCCGTCCACTGCGGGATGCCCTGGGTACACTTCTGCGGCGCTGTACAGCCCCGGGCCTGGCCCTGTCAGTGCTGGCTGTTGGCGGTCGACTGATAACAGCAGCCCAGGAGAGGAATGTGCTGGCGGAGTGCCGGCTGGACCCAGCTGATCTGCAGCTGCTGCTTGACTGGGTGGGTGCACCAGCCTTTGCAGCAGGTGAGGCATGGGCACCTGTGTGCCTGCCTCGCTTCAACCCAGATGGTTTCTTCTATGCCTATGTGGCCCGCCTGGAttccatgcctgtctgcctgctacTGCTTGGTACCAACCGGGAAGCCTTCCATGCCATGGCTGCCTGTCGGCGCTTGGTTGAAGATGGAATGCACCACCTTGGTGCCCTGCGTACCCTTGGGGAGGCTGCCAGCTTCTCTAACGGACCTGCAGCCAGTGCCCCTGCCTACAGTGTGCAGGCTGTGGGAGCACCTGGCCTCCGGCATTTCCTCTATAAACCACTGGACATCCCTGACCAACACCGCCAGCTACCACAGTTTACCAG TCCTGAGCTAGAGGCCCCGTACAGCCACGGGGAGGAGCGACAGCGACTGTCCGACCTGTATCACCGCCTGCATGCTCGCCTCCATAGCACCTCCCGGCCCTTGCGCCTCATTTACCACGTGGCTGAGAAGGAGACGCTGCTGGCCTGG gtGACCTCCAAATTTGAGCTCTATACTTGCCTCAGCCCCCTGGTGACCAAGGCAGGTGCCATCTTAGTGGTGACGAAGCTCCTGCGCTgggtgaggaaggaagaggaccGGCTTTTCATCCGTTACCCTCCCAAGTACTCCACACCGCCCTCCACCTCAGTGGACCAGGCCCCCAACAATGGCTTGTTCTCTGGACTCTGA